Part of the Leptospira montravelensis genome, AATATGCTATTTATGTTCTAGCTGGATTTGAGGGAGACCGAACCAATCCAGCCGAAAGAAAACTAATTCCGTATCCAACATGGAGAAAGGCAGATCCTGAAAAAGAAGACAGAACATTATACTTTTCGAATGTAATGCCGACTCCAGTCACTGCCAAAGAAATTTGGGGGGAAGAAACTTTTGCAAAGAAAAAAGCAGAAGTAGAAAAACGTCATTTTGAAGGATTTGAAGCAGAAATGCCAGAACCTAGTTTTACAGAAGTTGTGGATTACCTATGCAAAAACAATGCAAAAGCACTCCCCTTCACTCTGTTTGGTGAAACCGGTCCAACCAAAGAAAAACAAGTAATCTATAACTATGTTGCACAAACTGAGGATGAGAAAAAACGCCAAGTGCACGAAACTCTTCCTAAACATACTTATACAATCTACAATAACAAGTATCGTGCGACCATCACAAGTCACCACTACACTCAATACAGACCTAACTTTCTTACTTTCAACAAAGTGGCCGTTCTCATTTTTGATACGAAAAAACCTACCAATAGCCTTCTTTTTAGAAAGTTCATTGATATTTCTGATTTAAAGATTACTTACTAATTTGATTTTCCAAGGCCTAAGATTGGGTCTTGGATTCCGACAAAATTGGCCATTCAAAATCCGTTGGGATTTTTAGTGGTCAGTGCCTTCTGGACGAATGGGGGGAGATTGTTCCGAAGCCCTTACCCGCCACTCTTCCTCTGGATGGTTCAAATGCAACCAACCATTGGCAAAATCCCATCTACCATCCAAATCCAAAAAATCCCAGAAAATAGCCTGGTTCATGTATTTATAGGTATCGAGTAAATCGAGTAGATCTCGCTGTTTCCTGGGAGAATTTTCCATTCTATTCCAGTTTCGGTAGGATGTCCGCCTGGTCGATGTTTTTTATGGACAAAACGAATCGATTCTGCCGAAAATGATACCAGACTATGGCAATCACAAAGGAAAAAAAGGCTGACTTCAATGACAAACTGGTAGATTTCAAAAACTACCTAGAGGAACTGAAAAAAGAAGCTAATATCTACAAAGTCCAAGCCAAAAAAAGTAAGGAGATGGAACCTTATTTCAATCTTTCCCTTGCCATTAACTCCATCAAAACCATTAACACTTGTATTGTGATCAATGAACTGTCCACTGCCATTTTAGAAATTAATAATAACAATTATTTAGAAACTGCCAGGAAAGAAATTTATAACTGTATTTCCTATATTGAAAAAACTGTAGGAAACAACGTAGACGGCTCCCTCTCCGAAAACAAAGAACAATTGGCGAAAATTGAAAGGTTTACACCTACACAAAGGTTAAACCTTATCAAAGGCCTCCTTCAAGCCATAAAAAAAACGACCACTGCGTTTGGAACCAACTCTAAGTGGAAGTGGTCTTGGCCAGACATCCATTTCCGCGTGGCTGCTTGCACAAAAAATCTTTTCGACTTTATCGCTTATGAAAAAGAACAAGATTTGGAGAATCCATATTACTACGTTCGCAAAGAACACTTCAATCTTGTCATAGAACTTGCCAACCAAGCTGCCCAAGATTATAGGACAAAATTTGAAATGTCTACGCAAGATTCCACAGATTTGAAACATTCTGTAGAAATGTTGGAGATGAACCGCAAAATTTTCCAAATTACTGGCGAAACTGAGGACTTGGAAAAGACAAAAACACTGATTGAGTCCTTCCAACAAAAAATCGCCGACCTCGAATCCGACGATAAAAAGAAAAAAAAGAAACAATAATCGACGTTTTTCCCTAGAATCCCCAGTCTAGTTTATAGAAAGGCAATACTTTTCAAAAGGAGATTTCGAAATATGGCACTAACGGAAGTCACAGACGCCAATTTCAAAGCAGAGACTGCTAAGGGCGTTGTTTTAGTTGATTGTTGGGCGGAATGGTGCGGACCATGTCGCATGGTGGCTCCTGTTCTTGATGAATTATCGCAAGAAATGGCTGATATCAAAATTACTAAATTAAATGTTGATTTCAATCAGAAGACGGCACAGGAATTAGGTATCCAGTCCATTCCGACTCTTCTTCTCTATAAAGACGGAGTTTTAGTGGATAAAGCAATTGGTGCTTTACCAAAACCACAAATTAAAAAATTTATAGAAAATCACAAGTAGGAAATAAATTATCCCCTAATGGTCAGTTCTGAACCGAATGGTTTTACCGCTCTCCCTAGAGGGGGATATTTAGTCGATACATCCGAAGGGTACATCCAAATTGGATCCCCTCCGGAAACAATTAAAGACACTATGGGGCTCGAAAAGAAAACCCCACTGGTGTTTGTCCTCCCAAATAAATTCTTTCATGTCGAAAAAGGCATCTCCATTGCGGAGTTAGAATTCCCTATTTATTTCAACTTCTTCTTTCGAGGTGGAAAAAAAACATTTATTGTTTGTTCGCCAGAGCAAAAAGAACAGCTAACCATTGTTCTAGGGGAATCTCTTATGGGTCCACAAGAACTCAACCTGGCATCTGAGTTTATTGATGGGACCACAAGTTTTGGATTTCCCGATATTAAGGCGGAAATGGCTTATTTCCGTAGTTACAAAACTATGGAAGAAGTGGTTGAATTTATTTTATTTGACGAAAACCACAAAGCGCAGTTTGGAAAGATCACCATCGAACAACTTCCCTCCAATGAATTTCTCATCGTGGACGGAGATAAAAAAATTAAAACTCCAGGAGAGGTCGACTTCCATGTGAAATATGACATTGGAAAAAGACTCGAAGAACCTTTCCAACCACCTATCATTGGGATCACCTGCCTTGGGCCTTCTCACGGGTTTGATCCTACAGACAACACATCTGGTTTTATCATTTGGCTCAATGGCCAGGGGATCATGGTGGACCCACCTGTTAATTCTACCGAGTGGTTACGAGAATCGAATGTTAATCCTAAGTTTATCAACTCTATCATTCTCACCCATTGCCATGCCGACCATGATGCGGGGACCTTCCAAAAGATTTTAGAAGAATCCAAAATCACGATTTATGCAACAGCCACCGTGATGGAATCTTTCCTCAAAAAATATTGTAGTTTAACAAAGATTCCGCGAAAAGAAATCACAGACTTATTTGATTTTATTCCCGTTGTTATTGGAAGACCAACTATTATCAACGGTGGAGAATTTTATTTTCATTACGCTCTCCATTCCATTCCGTCAGTGGGTTTCGAATTTTTTTTCCAAGACCAGTCTTTTTATTATACTTCTGACCACTTAAATGATCCAGAAGCCTTTGAAGAAATGTACAAAAAAGGTGTATTTCCAGAATCAAGATACCAGTTCTTAAAAGATTTCCCTTGGGATCGTAAAATTATTTATCATGAGGCAGGGGTTCCTCCTCTCCACACAAAGATCAGTTATCTTGCATCTCTCCCTGAAGAAGTGCAAAAACGAATTACTGTTTATCATATTGCCGCCAAAGATATGCCAGAAGGAAACCACCTAACACTCGCTAAATTTGGAATTGAAAATACTTTATATCCGGAAATCACTCCACCCAAACACCAAGAGGCTTTCCAACTTTTAGAAATCCTTTCACAGATTGATATTTTTTCTGGTTTCCCCATAGAAAAAGCCAAAGAGTTTTTACAAATTGTAAAGGAAGAACGATTCCGACGTGGGGAACAAATCATCAAAAAAGGTACTCACGGAGACAGATTTTTTATCATTGCTTCGGGGAATGTTAGGTTTGAACGCCTATCAGGTGATCCGTCTGCCGTGAAACGTTATGGAACCTACGAATACTTTGGCGAAGCATCCCTGATTTTGGATACGGCCCGCCAAGCGGATGTGTTTGCAGAAACGGATGTCCTTGCTCTCACAATAGAAAAAACCCGATTCTTTCAGTTCATTCGCGGATCCAAACTCCACGAAAACCTAACCAAACTGAATAGTATCCGAGAGACCAATACTTGGAAAACCCTCACAGAATCACAAACCTTTCGAGGTCTTACTAGTTACCAAGTCACCCAACTCGAACTCATTTTAAAACTGGAAACTGTTAAAAAGGAAGCCTCCCTCATTGAAGAAGGCCACACCTTTCATAATGCCTTTATCGTTAGATCAGGCACCGTTGTGGTTATGCAAAACCACAAAACCATTAGAGAGTTGGGACCGGGAGATTTTGTGGGAGAAATCTATTCACTTACAAAAAACCTTCCTTCCAATTTTAGCTTTGTGGCATGGCCGGGAACGGAACTGTACGTGCTTTCTGAAGAGGATGCCATCCAATACATCAAAAAAAATCCTGGTGTGTATATGAAGCTGAACACTGTTTATAATTGACCTCAATTCGCCATTTTTGTAACATTTCCATATCAAGGAGTCACAAATCATATGGAGCGTATCCTCCCCTTTACTGAAGAACACCATCAATTCCGCGAGATGGCTCGGAAATTTTTTGAAACAGAAGTAAAACCACACCACGAAGAATGGGAAAAAAACCATATCGTACCAAAAGAAGTATGGAGAAAGGCAGGTGAAAACGGCCTACTCTGTCCCGATGTACCACAAGAATACGGCGGTTCTGGGGCCGACTTTCTATATAACATCATCATCATTGAAGAATCATCTCGGGTTGGAAATAGTGGATTTTTTATTTCTCTCCATAATGACGTGATTGCCCCTTATATCTCCGCTTTTGCCAGTGATGAACAAAAGAAACGTTGGTTACCGAAATGTGCGACGGGAGAATCCATCCTTGCAGTGGCGATGACGGAACCCGGTGCCGGATCTGATTTAAAATCACTTCGCACTAGTGCCGTCGATAAAGGTGACCACTTTGTGGTAAATGGACAAAAAACATTTATCTCCAATGGACAACTTGCGGATCTTATCATTACTGCGGTCAAACATGACAACGGAACCATATCCCTTGTGATGATTGAAGAAGGAATGAAAGGTTTTGAAAGAGGACGTAATTTAGAAAAAATTGGACTGAAAGCCCAAGATACTTCTGAACTTTACTTCAACGATGTGATTGTTCCAAAATCAAACCTCATCGGCAAACAAGGACAAGGTTTTCGTTACTTAATGCAAAAGTTAGCACAAGAACGACTTGTACTTTCCGTTGCGGCTGTGGAAGCAACTCGCCTAGTTCAAAAAATCACACTCCAATACATCAAAGAAAGAAAAGCCTTTGGTCAAAAGATTGGGTCGTTCCAAAATACAAAATTCAAAATGGCGGAAATGGCAACGGAACTCGAAATGGCACAAGTGTTCTGTGACAAAGTTGTGATGGAACATATGAAAGGCGAAAACACAACAGCGGAAGCTTCAATGTGTAAATGGTATACAACTGAGATGCAAAAACGCCATACCGATGAATGTTTACAATTCTTTGGTGGATACGGTTATATGATGGAATATCCAATTGCAAGAGCTTACCTCGATGCAAGGATCCAAACCATCTATGCAGGAACCACAGAGATTATGAAAGAAATCATTGGACGTAGTTTGGGACTTTAGTTTTCAATGAAACCAAAATAGCCAATTCTCAAAATAGAATTGGCAAAGCCTTTTACTGAACCCGGTGCGGAATGCCCGGGTTTTTTATGTACATCAGTTAACTTAGTTCCAACTAATCAAAAAATGCTCGAAGCTAACTTTTCGAATCCACTGCACCCACTTCTTCCGCCGTTTCTTTCCGTAAATCCGTAGTCAGTCGCATCGAACAAAAATGGGGGCCACACATAGAACAGAAATGTGCCTTTTTCATTCCATCTTGCGGAAGGGATTCATCATGATAAGATCGTGCCAGTTCCGGATCAAGGGAAAGTGCAAATTGGTCCTCCCATCGAAATTCAAACCGAGCTTTGCTTAACAAATCATCTCTTTCTTTGGCACCGGGATGTCCTTTGGCAAGATCGGCCGCATGGGCTGCAATTTTATAAGCAATCACCCCGTCCTTTACATCCTGTTTGTTCGGAAGGCCCAAATGTTCTTTGGGTGTCACATAACAAAGCATAGCCGTTCCATACCATGCAATCATCGCAGCTCCGATGGCTGAAGTGATATGGTCATAACCTGGTGCTATGTCTGTCACAAGTGGACCGAGTGTATAAAAAGGGGCTTCCATACAAATTTCTTCTTGGAGACGCACATTTTCCTGAATCAGATGCATTGGAACATGACCTGGACCTTCTACCATCACTTGCACATCATCTGCCCAAGCACGTTTGGTCAGTTCTCCCAAAGTTTTGAGTTCCGCAAACTGAGCTTCGTCGTTGGCATCATTGATACAACCTGGTCTTAGGCCATCTCCAAGAGAATAGGAAACACCGTATTTTTGCATGACCTTAGAGATCGCATCAAAATGTTCATAAAGGAAATTTTCCTTTTTATGATGATTACACCACTTAGCAAGGATAGACCCTCCCCTAGAAACTATCCCTGTAATTCTTTTGTTAGTTAGATGGATATAATCCCGAAGCACACCGGCATGGATGGTAAAATAATCCACACCTTGTTCGGCCTGTTCCTCCAAAGTTTCTAAAAATACACCTATGTTTAGATCTTCTACCTTTCCTTTTACCTTTTCTAAAGTTTGGTAAAGAGGAACGGTTCCAATTGGGACTGGAGAATTTCTGATGATCCATTCTCTGGTTTCATGAATATTTTTCCCAGTCGAAAGATCCATCACTGTGTCAGCTCCCCAATGTAAGGCCCAACGAAGTTTTTCCACTTCATCTTCGATGGAAGATAGGATTGCTGAGTTTCCAATATTGGCGTTAATTTTCACCAAAAACTTTTTACCAATGATCATCGGTTCGAGTTCCGTATGACGTTTGTTTGATGGAATGATAGCTCTCCCAATTTTTACCTCGTTCAAAACAAATTCCGGTGCCATCCCTTCTCTTTTGGCCACATACATCATCTCTTCTGTAATGATATCTCTTTTGGCATAATACAGTTGGGAAAAATTCTTATCTCCCCTTGTTTCCCTTGATTGGATCCAGGGTTCTCGGAGTTTTGGGATTCCTTTTTTATAATCGTATTCATTTTCGTGAATACAAAACATACCTTCGGTTCGGTAAGACTGAAACTTTGTATTGTTAGAAAGTGTAATGGTTGTTTCTGGAATGGTGATGGGATGGTTGGTGTTTGTTTCCATAGTCAGGTTTCCTTAACCGGATCTGACCCAATGGAGGACTTGAGAAAACAAAAACGAAGAGAAACACTTTACAGTAAATCTTTAAGGAAAAAACACCTTATTCGATTTTTTTTATCTTCCACGTTTCCCTTCGCAAGCATTACCAGGATCAGGTTCAAAAAGGGTATTTCTCAGCCAACCCCCGCCCATATTAAAATAGAGCAAAGGAAATAGCACCCCTAACGGTTATCTCTCAAATGAAGACAAAAGTTTTTTTTGGCAAGTCCAATATTCCAGGTTCCAACAGAATTCATGTATGTTTCGTTTTATTGACACGAGGTAGATACTTAGCTTTCATTTGGGTGTATTTGACCTTAGACAGGATATTTTTTTCCCAATCGACCGGAAATTCGTCACCGATAAAAAATCGAAACATTCGCTGAAAAATAGAAACTTGTTTCCAATAAACTTTATTTTTAGCCACTTTATATAAATTTTTAAACTTTTGATTTGATAAAAAACTCTTTTTTACTTCTGGATATTTTTCCATTAACACTTCAAAAATATAAAGTGTATGATCCCCTTCATAATATTGTTCGATGATTTTATCCAATACGATATTGACAGAACCAATATCTTTCGAAAGAAAAACCCAATAGAATGTTGAATTAAAATAATACTCACAATGCATAACATCATCTGCGTTTTTTAGGGCTTCAATGACACGGTCTCTTCCTGAATACAAAGTTTGACCAATTAACAAAAATCTACTGATGAAATTATCACCCATTTTCATCATTGTATACAGAATATCAAAATGTTGTTTTGCTTCTCTTTCGGCCTTTTCTTCAGACAATTTTTCGGCTTTCGAACAAAGTAAATGGTAAATTTTAACAAACTCCAGAATGGGAGTTGATTCTTTAGTAAAAACGGAATCAATTGTTTCTGCAAATTCAACCTGAGGTAAGTAAGTTTTACTTCTTAGTTCATCAAACTTTGTTTCAGAAATTTTGGTTTTCATTAATTCGTATGGCTCTTTTAAACTTGGCTCTAATTCTAAAAGTTTGGGAACAATCATTTGTTCAAAAAAAGGAGAATACTCTCCTTCTCTTTGTATTGGTTCTGTTGTATCATAATATATCCAACCCACAGAAGGTATAAAATAATAAATTTCAGAATTAAGAAACCCTTGTTCCAAATAGTCTACTAATTCCTCTTTAAATTCTAACTGAATTCCAAAGGGAGTTTCAAATTCCTCCAATAACTTACTTATGATTGATTGCGGTTTTAAGTTTAAAACTTCTTTCTGAATTAGAAAAAAATCGGATGTTTCCCATTTATAATTATCTACTAAAAAGTTTTGGAGATTAACAAAGGATCTTGCAGCAATTGCATTGAAGGCCAATGCATACTTTTCTTCGAACCTATCTCCAGAATATGATACAATGGCCAATTCCACTTGGATTGGTCCAATCATTGATGGAAAAGATGGAATTAGATTTGCAGTTTCCACCTCCTCTACTCTGGTTAAATAAAAAATTGGCATGGCCAAATGGTTATCTAATAAATTCTGGATGAGCGAAACCATCGGTTTTCCATAAACTTTTAATTCATTTTCTTTAATTGAATCTACATTTAACTGGAAGGCAAAATAACTTTGATTTAAATCGGGTACACAAAGTTTTCGTAACGTGGAAAGAACCTTGGAAGCTTGGTCTGTAATCATCAATTCTCGTTTATGAGAATCTTCTAAGCCTTGTAAAAAAATCGGTGCATATATTTTGAGTTGGTCTAACCTAGAAACACCTGATAGTCGAAACATTGCCATACAACAACCTCCAAACATTAATATATGCTAACATTTGGAACTTTATGTAAATACAATTATTAGAATAATTCTAACGATGAGTTTGGAAATAAATAATAGAGAAAATCAAAACCAATATTTGGCAGGTGATACCATTGGTCTCAAAGAAATTCCAAGTTTAAACCAGATTGTTTTATTTTACTTCTCGACCTTGCCGCACCATACGGTTCACATAAACCTGTAAGTCTTGTTTTCCTTTAGTGCCAATTTCCGTAAATTGAACCCCGTATACACCAGATTCCTTTGATTTTTTCCCCACTTGCCTGATCACACCACGGGCCAGAAAATCTTCTAAATCTCCAGGAAGTGCCACAAGGATTTCCACTGTTTCATTCATATCCCATTCATCAAAATGGTTTGGTGCAATGATCCCGATACCACCCATACTTATGTCACTTGCCACCAAAACATCCAAAAGGGTGGTTCCCATCAAATGGATTTCTACTGGTTCATTTTCTAGCGGTTGTACTCGTACATATTTCCGTTTTTCTTGGATCGGTGCCATAGTTTTCATGTTCTATAGAATTTCTCACTTGTAAACTAGGAAATAGATCCCTGTCCATTTGTTAAGAAAGCATAGACCAATCTCCGATATTTGGTATACTAGGGGTGACATGAAATTACGTATTGGTATCCTTTCCCTCACATTCAGTTTGGTGTTTGTCCCTAATGGACTCGTCCATGCAAAAGTGACTTGTACTGGAGATGCCTGCGGAATTCTACCAACCACCATTCAAACTCAGCTAAATAGCGTAGACCAAGCCTTACAATTCCAATACACAGACAAAGTTCTCGCAACCATGTCTGAAGCAGCTGTTGTATCAAATATTAACTCATCACTAATGGGTCCAGGTATTGTAAATCGTTTCCAAGTGGGGCTTGGTATCTCTCTTGCCGGTCAACAGAAAGAAGATATCAACGTTGCCTACCAAAGTCTTAGTTTTCAAAAACTTCCGAATGTAGGAGCTGCATTAGCACCTAACTTTATTGTGGCGATCAATCTTGGTTGGTTAATGGGTGGAGGCCCATCCGATACAGAACCAGAACTAAAAACCTTTTTACATCGTTTTAACTTATATCTACATGGATTCAAATTTAATTTTGCACAAGGTGATGTGCAGAAAGCTTTAGAGGCGCAAAACAAAAATGTGGAACTCGGTGGGGACATCACTTCAGGTGGATTTACATTAAGATTTCATATTATCGAAAACTATTCCGATGGAATTGGATTATTCGAATTTTCGGGAATATCTATGGGACTGGGACTCCATTACCAAAGACAAGTAATCGATTTAACTTATAATGATAATAAAACACAAACTTTAACACTTGGTCCTGCGATTGGAACTTGGGGTGGCTCCACTAAATTCAATTATTCAAGCACAGTAACAAGTGTTCCACTAGACATTCGAACTGGTTTTCGAATGTTCTACTTCTTTACACTCTTTGCCGGAGCGGGAACTTCTATGAACTTCGGAAATTCCAATTTAAATTTATCAAGGTCTGGTCCCATCAATTTAGCTCTCGATTCTAATGCAGTTTCTGCATCCCTCTCTCCAGAAATTGCCGCTCAAATCCCCTCCTCAGCTCTGGGGCAAATGAAATCGGGAACTCTAACTATGGATTTAAGCGGAAAGTCCCAGGCACCCAACACAACAAACTTTCTCATTGCCGGAATTGAAGTAAACGCCCTCATTACGAAACTTACCTTGGAAGCTATTGTCGCACAAAACGTACAGTCTGTAATGTTTGGTGCAAAATTTACCTTTTAACTACAACTTGGCACCAATTTTGCACCTCTCTTAGAAACAGCAATTTTAGCACCCGAGCTGGTTTCTACCAGGCCTATGTGTTCATTTTTCAAACAGAATGCTGATTAAAAGGGAGAGTTTTATGGCCCAGACTATGCAAGAAATCAAAAAGCCCATCCTACATGTTTCTTGTGTCCCAAGAAAAGATACAACCTTACTGAAAATTTCCCTTTCGCAGGATGATTTAGGAATTCTCTACCGCGTCACCTCTGTGTTATACAACCATAGATGGGATATTTTAGAAGCAGTGGCAGAAACTGCAAGCGATGGTCATGTCCAAGATTTATTTGTGATCCGCAGTTGGGACGGGGGCGAAATGACGGAAGAACTTTTGTCAAAAATCAGAACCGATCTTTATTCTCTGTTTTACGAGGGAAAAACCGTTGCCATGTATTTACGAGAAAATGCAAAAGAAGAAGTCCTGGTTCGTAAAATCGGAGATTCTGAAGCAAGTCTCAAACTCTATAATCCAATCTCTTCTGATTTTACCGTTATGGATTTACGAATGAAAGACACTCCCGGAATTTTATTTCAAATTACAGAATCTCTTTTTCACTTAGGAATCGATATCATTAGTTTTACTGCTAATAGTTTTGACGGCAAAATTCGAGATAGTTTCCTCCTTCGCACTTCCCTGACAGGAGAGAAGTTAGATGAGAAACTAATGTTTCCTATGCTTCGTGCCAAATTGGAATCGTTTCTTTAAGAGGTTGTTTTTTCTTTTTGTATAAACAGTAAAAATCCAAACCCAATAAGAAGGACAAAGGATACAAAGAAGGCCAGACTAGGTCCTTTTTGAAAGTATAACAATGAGAATACGACTGGAGACACGGCTCTTCCGAGGGAACCAAAACTTCGAAAGAGTCCTAGTGACCTACCTAAATCTCCCTTCCCACTTTCTAGTGAGGCAAAAGAAGATAATCCTGGATTGACCAGTGCACTTCCAAATGCTAAAAAGAATAAGGAAACAAATAATCCCGTAAAATTGGTTCCAAAACTAACAAGTAAACCCATTCCAATTACTACAGATACGGCCCCATAAAGAGAAATTCGTTTTTCCGATATTTTCCCAGAAAGCCTGCGCACGACACCACCTTGCACGAGTATGATGATGATTCCGATATATAAAAAAGTAAATCCAATTTCTTTGGGAGAAAATTGGAAGGTATCAGAAAGAAAAAAATTCACAACGAATTCAAATCCAGAAAAACTAAGCACAAATAACAAATTAAGTAAAGAAATACGAACTAAATTCCTGGATTCGATTTTTTTCAAAGAGAGGAAAGGATGGATTTCTTTTTCAGGCACTACATCGGGTTTGTTATGTGGCAAAAATACAAAAACTAAAATGACCGTGAGAAGAGAAACTAAAATTGCAAATAAAGCAGAAGCGGGAAACACAACCATCGATCCTTCCTTATAAAAGGAATCTAGAAATGTCCACTGGGAACTAATTCCCCCCAGGAGAGGACCCATCACAAACCCAAGTCCAATGCCTGCGCCTAATAAACCCATTCCAGCGGCTCTTGATTTTTCATCGGTTTGGTCAGCCATTGCGGCCGATGCCACAGATAGGTTTCCCCCCATCATTCCCGTGATGACACGGCTAAGGACAAACATCCAAAACTGTGAAGAAAACAACCAAAGCAAATATC contains:
- the trxA gene encoding thioredoxin yields the protein MALTEVTDANFKAETAKGVVLVDCWAEWCGPCRMVAPVLDELSQEMADIKITKLNVDFNQKTAQELGIQSIPTLLLYKDGVLVDKAIGALPKPQIKKFIENHK
- a CDS encoding cAMP/cGMP-dependent 3',5'-cyclic-AMP/GMP phosphodiesterase, yielding MVSSEPNGFTALPRGGYLVDTSEGYIQIGSPPETIKDTMGLEKKTPLVFVLPNKFFHVEKGISIAELEFPIYFNFFFRGGKKTFIVCSPEQKEQLTIVLGESLMGPQELNLASEFIDGTTSFGFPDIKAEMAYFRSYKTMEEVVEFILFDENHKAQFGKITIEQLPSNEFLIVDGDKKIKTPGEVDFHVKYDIGKRLEEPFQPPIIGITCLGPSHGFDPTDNTSGFIIWLNGQGIMVDPPVNSTEWLRESNVNPKFINSIILTHCHADHDAGTFQKILEESKITIYATATVMESFLKKYCSLTKIPRKEITDLFDFIPVVIGRPTIINGGEFYFHYALHSIPSVGFEFFFQDQSFYYTSDHLNDPEAFEEMYKKGVFPESRYQFLKDFPWDRKIIYHEAGVPPLHTKISYLASLPEEVQKRITVYHIAAKDMPEGNHLTLAKFGIENTLYPEITPPKHQEAFQLLEILSQIDIFSGFPIEKAKEFLQIVKEERFRRGEQIIKKGTHGDRFFIIASGNVRFERLSGDPSAVKRYGTYEYFGEASLILDTARQADVFAETDVLALTIEKTRFFQFIRGSKLHENLTKLNSIRETNTWKTLTESQTFRGLTSYQVTQLELILKLETVKKEASLIEEGHTFHNAFIVRSGTVVVMQNHKTIRELGPGDFVGEIYSLTKNLPSNFSFVAWPGTELYVLSEEDAIQYIKKNPGVYMKLNTVYN
- a CDS encoding acyl-CoA dehydrogenase family protein, with product MERILPFTEEHHQFREMARKFFETEVKPHHEEWEKNHIVPKEVWRKAGENGLLCPDVPQEYGGSGADFLYNIIIIEESSRVGNSGFFISLHNDVIAPYISAFASDEQKKRWLPKCATGESILAVAMTEPGAGSDLKSLRTSAVDKGDHFVVNGQKTFISNGQLADLIITAVKHDNGTISLVMIEEGMKGFERGRNLEKIGLKAQDTSELYFNDVIVPKSNLIGKQGQGFRYLMQKLAQERLVLSVAAVEATRLVQKITLQYIKERKAFGQKIGSFQNTKFKMAEMATELEMAQVFCDKVVMEHMKGENTTAEASMCKWYTTEMQKRHTDECLQFFGGYGYMMEYPIARAYLDARIQTIYAGTTEIMKEIIGRSLGL
- the thiC gene encoding phosphomethylpyrimidine synthase ThiC, which gives rise to METNTNHPITIPETTITLSNNTKFQSYRTEGMFCIHENEYDYKKGIPKLREPWIQSRETRGDKNFSQLYYAKRDIITEEMMYVAKREGMAPEFVLNEVKIGRAIIPSNKRHTELEPMIIGKKFLVKINANIGNSAILSSIEDEVEKLRWALHWGADTVMDLSTGKNIHETREWIIRNSPVPIGTVPLYQTLEKVKGKVEDLNIGVFLETLEEQAEQGVDYFTIHAGVLRDYIHLTNKRITGIVSRGGSILAKWCNHHKKENFLYEHFDAISKVMQKYGVSYSLGDGLRPGCINDANDEAQFAELKTLGELTKRAWADDVQVMVEGPGHVPMHLIQENVRLQEEICMEAPFYTLGPLVTDIAPGYDHITSAIGAAMIAWYGTAMLCYVTPKEHLGLPNKQDVKDGVIAYKIAAHAADLAKGHPGAKERDDLLSKARFEFRWEDQFALSLDPELARSYHDESLPQDGMKKAHFCSMCGPHFCSMRLTTDLRKETAEEVGAVDSKS
- a CDS encoding PilZ domain-containing protein, with translation MAPIQEKRKYVRVQPLENEPVEIHLMGTTLLDVLVASDISMGGIGIIAPNHFDEWDMNETVEILVALPGDLEDFLARGVIRQVGKKSKESGVYGVQFTEIGTKGKQDLQVYVNRMVRQGREVK
- a CDS encoding Lsa36 family surface (lipo)protein, which produces MKLRIGILSLTFSLVFVPNGLVHAKVTCTGDACGILPTTIQTQLNSVDQALQFQYTDKVLATMSEAAVVSNINSSLMGPGIVNRFQVGLGISLAGQQKEDINVAYQSLSFQKLPNVGAALAPNFIVAINLGWLMGGGPSDTEPELKTFLHRFNLYLHGFKFNFAQGDVQKALEAQNKNVELGGDITSGGFTLRFHIIENYSDGIGLFEFSGISMGLGLHYQRQVIDLTYNDNKTQTLTLGPAIGTWGGSTKFNYSSTVTSVPLDIRTGFRMFYFFTLFAGAGTSMNFGNSNLNLSRSGPINLALDSNAVSASLSPEIAAQIPSSALGQMKSGTLTMDLSGKSQAPNTTNFLIAGIEVNALITKLTLEAIVAQNVQSVMFGAKFTF
- a CDS encoding MFS transporter, which codes for MSTSPKRIKFILFLIVFTDMMGFSLLFPLFPKTLEYFLSKGDDTLFRMFYSAANLLSFGGDTKYTFVLFGGILGSIYSFLQFIAAPLWGRFSDHSGRRAILLFTTIGNTVGYLLWLFSSQFWMFVLSRVITGMMGGNLSVASAAMADQTDEKSRAAGMGLLGAGIGLGFVMGPLLGGISSQWTFLDSFYKEGSMVVFPASALFAILVSLLTVILVFVFLPHNKPDVVPEKEIHPFLSLKKIESRNLVRISLLNLLFVLSFSGFEFVVNFFLSDTFQFSPKEIGFTFLYIGIIIILVQGGVVRRLSGKISEKRISLYGAVSVVIGMGLLVSFGTNFTGLFVSLFFLAFGSALVNPGLSSFASLESGKGDLGRSLGLFRSFGSLGRAVSPVVFSLLYFQKGPSLAFFVSFVLLIGFGFLLFIQKEKTTS